The stretch of DNA ACGCGGGCGGCCCGTCTCAAGTGGGTGATCGTCGTGGACGGGGCCCTCCCGGCAGGGCGCGCCGTGAACGCCGCCGCCTGTGTCGCAGCGGCCACCTCGCCGGCGGTCACCGGGCTGCTCGGCGGCCCCGCGGTGGACGCGGCGGGGTCCGAGCACGTCGGGCTGCCCTGGGCGGGGTGCTCCGTGCTGGCCGCCGACGGCGCGGCGCTGGTCCGCATCCGCGAGCGAGCGGCCGCGTCGCCGGACGTCTTCGTGGCCGACATGCCGGTGAGCGCCCAGCTGACCCGGGTGTACGACGAGTACCTCGAGGTCGTCGCCGCCCAGGCGTCGGAGGACATCGTCTACGCCGCCGTGGGCCTGGTCGGCCCGCGGAACCGCGTCGACCGCATCGTCGGCCGGCTGCCGCTGCTCTGAGCGAACGCCAGGCGGGCGCTTGCTGTGCATCGGCGACCTGCGGGAATGC from Cellulomonas sp. NTE-D12 encodes:
- a CDS encoding DUF2000 domain-containing protein — translated: MSADASDEQHITVGFRPGEIDTAAPTRAARLKWVIVVDGALPAGRAVNAAACVAAATSPAVTGLLGGPAVDAAGSEHVGLPWAGCSVLAADGAALVRIRERAAASPDVFVADMPVSAQLTRVYDEYLEVVAAQASEDIVYAAVGLVGPRNRVDRIVGRLPLL